The following proteins come from a genomic window of Diceros bicornis minor isolate mBicDic1 chromosome 4, mDicBic1.mat.cur, whole genome shotgun sequence:
- the LOC131404952 gene encoding MAP kinase-activated protein kinase 2-like, which translates to MKSRIRMGQYEFPNPEWSEVSEEVKMLIRNLLKTEPTQRMTITEFMNHPWIMQSTKVPQTPLHTSRVLKEDKEWWEDVKVRGAPGTEGSGRQLTGPPSCAWCWPGGFAAASSPTGNVCYTGTATLSPFPTRLWAEDSVFLSKRGHGCFLPSLYSLGL; encoded by the exons ATGAAGAGTCGCATCCGGATGGGCCAGTATGAGTTTCCCAACCCGGAATGGTCAGAAGTATCAGAGGAAG tgaAGATGCTCATCCGGAACCTGCTGAAAACAGAGCCCACTCAGAGAATGACCATCACGGAGTTCATGAACCACCCCTGGATCATG CAATCCACGAAGGTCCCTCAAACCCCACTGCACACCAGCCGGGTCCTGAAGGAGGACAAGGAGTGGTGGGAGGATGTCAAGGTGAGGGGAGCCCCTGGCACGGAGGGCTCGGGGAGGCAGCTCACGGGGCCGCCCAGCTGTGCGTGGTGCTGGCCGGGAGGGTTTGCTGCTGCATCCTCTCCCACAGGGAACGTCTGTTACACAGGAACGGCGACTCTGAGCCCCTTTCCGACCAGGTTGTGGGCGGAGGATTCTGTGTTCCTGTCTAAACGCGGCCATGGCTGTTTCCTACCATCCCTCTACTCCCTGGGTCTCTAG